One Vibrio pomeroyi genomic region harbors:
- a CDS encoding threonine aldolase family protein yields the protein MSTDLRQQCNLLLSGHFEPTPAQTFAQMAEWCETNNVRHDSYGDGEFIEGFEAKVAELLGYEAAVFVITGTMNQPTALEIACQEKRNPLVAMHESSHIMRHERQGYQLQNRFNVLPVGNVFRTWNVDDLKAWPDEIAAALYELPMREIGGQLPEWEELEAIKQYCKEQSIHLHMDGARLWECGAYYQKPYSEIAKGFDTAYVSLYKGLNGLGGSLLLGDKAFVAKASAWMKRQGGNVYHRTPYVVSAAMQFDQRLELMPALYERTKQLYQILLDYPQFKVNPQQPQVNMLHLYLPVSYEEGIIARDNIAKKHKVWIGNPAISELPNQCKIEWYVGDNLLSLPDHELIDILDFINEELV from the coding sequence ATGAGCACGGACTTGCGTCAACAATGTAATTTGTTGCTTTCTGGTCACTTTGAACCGACTCCGGCACAAACATTTGCTCAGATGGCTGAATGGTGTGAAACGAACAATGTGCGTCATGACAGCTATGGCGATGGTGAGTTCATCGAAGGCTTTGAAGCCAAAGTTGCAGAGCTGCTTGGCTATGAAGCCGCGGTGTTTGTTATTACTGGCACAATGAACCAACCGACGGCGTTAGAGATTGCGTGCCAAGAGAAAAGAAACCCACTCGTTGCGATGCATGAATCGAGTCATATCATGCGTCATGAACGCCAAGGGTATCAGCTCCAGAACCGTTTCAATGTACTTCCGGTTGGTAATGTATTTCGCACGTGGAATGTTGATGATTTAAAGGCTTGGCCAGATGAGATCGCGGCGGCGTTGTATGAACTACCGATGCGTGAGATTGGTGGGCAACTGCCAGAATGGGAAGAGCTTGAAGCAATTAAGCAATACTGCAAAGAACAATCGATCCATCTTCATATGGATGGTGCACGTTTGTGGGAGTGCGGAGCGTATTACCAAAAGCCTTATAGCGAGATTGCGAAGGGTTTCGATACGGCTTATGTTTCGCTCTACAAAGGGTTAAACGGCCTTGGTGGTTCACTTTTATTAGGTGATAAAGCCTTCGTAGCGAAAGCGTCGGCATGGATGAAGCGTCAAGGTGGCAATGTGTACCATCGAACGCCTTATGTGGTTTCGGCGGCCATGCAGTTTGACCAAAGACTCGAATTGATGCCCGCTTTGTATGAGCGCACTAAGCAGCTTTACCAAATCTTATTGGACTACCCGCAATTCAAGGTGAATCCACAACAACCTCAAGTGAACATGCTTCACCTGTATTTACCGGTGAGTTATGAAGAGGGCATCATCGCGCGAGACAATATCGCTAAGAAGCACAAGGTTTGGATAGGAAACCCAGCAATCAGCGAGCTACCGAATCAATGTAAGATCGAGTGGTATGTGGGTGATAACTTATTGAGCTTACCAGATCACGAGCTGATCGATATTCTAGATTTTATTAACGAAGAGCTGGTTTGA
- a CDS encoding NAD(P)H-dependent oxidoreductase gives MSKNRVLVLFAHPSQHRSEANKPLFEQAKRIDGVTCVDLYAEYPTFKINIDREQKRLLDHDIIIFQFPLYWYSTPAILKEWQDLVLEYGFAYGTDGNELQGKNLLCSITAGGKKDAYQSDGYNHFTIRELLHPIEQTASLCGMTYLAPFALFGSRTALEENRIQEHVDSYKVLLEALVAGDINIKKASKAEKLNHYVEELIAEVK, from the coding sequence ATGTCGAAAAATCGAGTCTTGGTGCTATTCGCCCACCCTTCTCAGCATCGCTCTGAAGCGAACAAACCCTTATTTGAGCAAGCCAAGCGCATTGATGGGGTAACCTGTGTCGATCTCTATGCTGAGTATCCGACCTTCAAAATCAACATCGATCGTGAACAGAAACGCCTGTTGGACCATGACATCATCATTTTTCAGTTCCCACTATATTGGTACTCAACACCAGCAATTCTAAAAGAGTGGCAAGACCTGGTTCTTGAATATGGTTTCGCTTACGGCACCGATGGCAATGAGCTACAGGGTAAAAACTTGTTATGCAGCATCACTGCCGGTGGTAAAAAAGACGCTTATCAAAGTGATGGCTACAACCATTTCACTATTCGAGAACTGCTTCACCCAATTGAACAAACCGCGTCTTTATGTGGAATGACCTACCTCGCACCATTTGCTCTGTTTGGTTCACGTACCGCTTTGGAAGAAAACCGCATTCAAGAGCATGTCGATAGCTATAAAGTGCTGTTAGAGGCGCTGGTTGCTGGTGACATTAACATCAAAAAAGCCAGCAAGGCAGAAAAGCTAAACCACTACGTAGAAGAACTAATTGCAGAGGTTAAATAA
- a CDS encoding monovalent cation:proton antiporter-2 (CPA2) family protein, whose translation MTGYFLQAFIYLVAAVIAVPIAKRLGLGSVLGYLIAGVVIGPIIGLVGEETTTIQHFAEFGVVMMLFLVGLELEPKMLWAMRNRLMGLGGLQVGGTTAIVMGIALAFGQPWTIALTIGLIFALSSTAIVLQTFNEKGLSKTEGGKNAFSVLLFQDIAVIPMLAFIPLLALPELVALAESAAETAAHHDELSLVAGLPSWAYGLVITASIAIVVVGGHFLSRPLFRFVASSGLREIFTATALMLVIGIAALMSLVGLSPALGTFLAGVVLANSEFRHELESNIDPFKGLLLGLFFITVGAGIDFGVLFNDFALIIGLTIGVMALKAFVLFTLALIFKIKNSDRWLFTLSLAQAGEFGFVLLSFSAQNHVLPADLVQTLSLVVALSMFLTPGLFILFDKVILPRYEQKSNDREEDTIEEKGTVIIAGIGRFGQIVNRLLVSNDVKTVVLDHQANQVDVLRSINIKSYFGDATRHDLLHTAGIEEAAMLVVAIDNQDSSVELVKYVKHTYPKVKVLARAFDRGHSYRLREAGADFVESETYHSALEMGAEALRSLGHHPFFVEQQKSTYQRVESRKSEKLYQAWSEAEDNPRYDNNYRQIFIHLEEAMKEDMKKDRSDKHSRSERGWTPPPKGYADGFEEEES comes from the coding sequence ATGACGGGATATTTTCTACAAGCATTTATCTACTTAGTTGCTGCTGTCATCGCAGTGCCTATTGCTAAGCGACTCGGGTTAGGCTCAGTGCTAGGGTACTTGATTGCAGGTGTTGTGATTGGCCCTATCATTGGCTTAGTAGGTGAAGAAACCACAACCATTCAGCACTTTGCCGAGTTTGGTGTGGTTATGATGCTGTTCTTAGTCGGCCTTGAACTTGAACCTAAGATGCTTTGGGCGATGAGAAACCGCCTGATGGGTCTTGGTGGTCTGCAAGTTGGCGGCACTACTGCGATTGTGATGGGCATTGCCCTCGCCTTTGGTCAACCTTGGACTATCGCTCTCACTATCGGTTTGATCTTCGCGCTTTCATCGACAGCGATTGTTCTGCAAACGTTCAATGAAAAAGGGCTATCTAAGACTGAAGGCGGCAAGAATGCTTTCTCAGTTCTGTTGTTCCAAGATATTGCCGTTATTCCAATGTTGGCGTTCATTCCTCTACTTGCGCTTCCTGAACTGGTTGCCTTGGCAGAGAGTGCAGCAGAAACCGCAGCGCATCACGATGAACTAAGTTTGGTTGCAGGCCTTCCTAGCTGGGCATACGGTCTTGTTATTACCGCTTCTATTGCCATTGTGGTTGTTGGCGGGCACTTCCTAAGTCGCCCACTGTTCCGTTTTGTTGCGAGCTCTGGCCTTCGTGAGATATTCACTGCGACCGCACTCATGCTTGTTATCGGTATTGCAGCACTGATGAGCCTTGTGGGCTTGTCTCCAGCACTTGGTACTTTCCTTGCGGGTGTTGTTCTGGCGAACAGTGAGTTCAGACACGAGCTTGAATCGAACATCGACCCATTCAAAGGGTTATTGCTTGGTCTGTTCTTTATTACGGTTGGTGCAGGCATCGACTTCGGTGTTCTATTCAACGACTTCGCACTCATCATTGGCTTAACCATTGGTGTAATGGCTCTAAAAGCATTCGTGCTATTTACATTGGCGCTGATCTTTAAAATCAAAAACAGTGACCGTTGGTTATTTACTCTGAGCTTGGCACAAGCCGGTGAATTCGGATTCGTGTTGTTGAGCTTCTCGGCACAAAACCACGTGTTACCTGCCGACCTTGTTCAAACACTGTCGCTAGTGGTTGCTCTGTCGATGTTCTTAACTCCTGGCCTATTTATCCTATTCGATAAAGTGATTCTGCCTCGTTATGAGCAAAAATCTAACGACCGCGAAGAAGACACCATCGAAGAGAAAGGCACGGTAATCATTGCAGGTATTGGTCGATTCGGTCAGATCGTTAACCGCTTACTGGTATCGAATGATGTCAAAACAGTCGTTCTGGATCATCAAGCTAATCAAGTAGACGTTCTGCGCTCTATTAACATCAAATCTTATTTTGGTGATGCGACTCGTCACGACCTATTGCATACCGCTGGTATTGAAGAAGCGGCCATGCTTGTTGTGGCTATCGACAACCAAGACTCGAGCGTCGAGTTAGTGAAATACGTTAAACACACTTACCCTAAAGTGAAAGTCCTAGCGCGTGCATTCGACCGTGGTCATAGCTACCGCCTAAGAGAAGCAGGTGCAGACTTTGTAGAATCAGAAACGTACCACTCAGCACTTGAAATGGGCGCGGAAGCCTTACGTTCTTTAGGTCACCACCCTTTCTTCGTCGAGCAGCAAAAATCAACGTACCAACGTGTTGAAAGCCGTAAGTCTGAAAAGCTATACCAAGCTTGGTCTGAGGCTGAAGACAACCCACGTTACGACAATAACTACCGACAAATCTTCATTCACCTAGAAGAAGCAATGAAAGAAGATATGAAGAAAGACCGTTCAGACAAGCACTCTCGCTCAGAACGTGGTTGGACACCGCCACCGAAAGGCTATGCCGACGGTTTTGAGGAAGAAGAGTCCTAG
- a CDS encoding DUF819 family protein, translated as MITNDAVIMGMLAVILGGVFITESSQNSALKKFYSFVPGLLLCYFVPSLLNSFGIIDASNSKLYFVASRYLLPSALVLLIISADLRKIFGLGSKAVIMFLTGTAGIIIGGPLAILIIDQVNPDLVSGDVWRGLTTVAGSWIGGGANQAAMKEVFEVDDQLFSAMITVDVICANIWMAVLLIMAGRQKKIDAWLKADTSSIEELKETVSKYQEENARPTTTTDLMKITAIAFGLTGLAHLFSDLIAPWISTNAPELAKYSLTSGFFWLIVMVTTFALIASCFKSTRSLEHSGASKVGSAFIYILVATIGMQMDITAILDNPGYFFIGITWLTIHALLMIAMAKLIRAPLFFMAVGSQANVGGAASAPIVAAAFHPALAPVGILMAVLGYALGTYGAYICGLIMQAAAG; from the coding sequence ATGATTACTAATGATGCTGTAATAATGGGCATGTTAGCTGTGATTCTTGGCGGTGTATTTATCACGGAAAGTAGCCAAAATAGCGCACTGAAAAAATTCTACTCGTTCGTTCCGGGTCTATTGCTCTGTTACTTTGTTCCTTCGCTATTGAACAGCTTCGGCATCATCGATGCGTCAAACTCTAAACTGTATTTCGTAGCAAGCCGTTACCTACTTCCAAGTGCATTGGTTCTTCTGATCATCTCAGCAGACCTTCGTAAGATCTTTGGTCTTGGCTCTAAAGCCGTCATCATGTTCTTAACGGGTACAGCTGGTATCATCATTGGTGGCCCATTAGCGATTCTGATTATCGATCAAGTCAACCCTGATCTTGTTTCGGGCGACGTATGGCGCGGCCTAACGACTGTTGCGGGTTCTTGGATCGGTGGCGGTGCTAACCAAGCAGCAATGAAAGAAGTGTTTGAGGTTGATGACCAACTGTTCTCTGCGATGATTACAGTAGACGTTATCTGTGCAAACATTTGGATGGCCGTGTTGCTTATCATGGCGGGCCGTCAGAAGAAGATTGATGCTTGGCTTAAAGCTGACACTTCATCAATCGAAGAGCTAAAAGAGACGGTATCTAAGTACCAAGAAGAGAACGCTCGTCCAACGACGACAACCGATCTAATGAAGATCACTGCGATTGCCTTTGGCTTAACTGGCCTAGCTCACTTATTCAGTGACCTTATCGCACCTTGGATCTCGACCAACGCTCCGGAACTTGCGAAATACAGCCTGACATCAGGATTCTTCTGGTTAATCGTTATGGTAACGACGTTCGCTCTAATCGCTTCGTGCTTTAAGTCGACACGTAGCCTTGAGCACAGTGGCGCGTCTAAAGTAGGTTCTGCGTTCATCTACATCCTAGTTGCGACTATCGGTATGCAAATGGATATCACCGCTATCTTGGACAACCCAGGTTACTTCTTCATTGGTATCACATGGCTAACTATCCACGCTCTACTTATGATTGCGATGGCGAAACTAATCCGTGCTCCACTGTTCTTCATGGCAGTAGGTAGCCAAGCTAACGTAGGTGGCGCGGCATCAGCTCCTATCGTAGCGGCGGCATTCCACCCAGCATTGGCACCAGTAGGTATCCTAATGGCAGTATTGGGTTACGCTCTAGGCACATATGGCGCTTACATTTGTGGCCTTATCATGCAAGCTGCTGCGGGTTAA
- the tdh gene encoding L-threonine 3-dehydrogenase — protein sequence MKIKALSKLKPEEGIWMTEVEKPEMGHNDLLIRIKKTAICGTDVHIYNWDEWSQNTIPVPMVVGHEYVGEVVGIGQEVRGFEIGDRVSGEGHITCGHCRNCRGGRTHLCRNTTGVGVNRTGAFSEFLVIPAFNAFKIPAEISDDLASIFDPFGNAVHTALSFDLVGEDVLITGAGPIGIMAAAVAKHVGARHVVITDVNEYRLDLAKKMGVTRAVNVMEEKLEDVMSDLGMTEGFDVGLEMSGNPSAFNSMLTNMNHGGKISLLGIPPSDMAVDWNQVIFKGLVIKGIYGREMFETWYKMASLIQSGLDLTPIITHHYKVDDFQKGFDMMRSGMSGKVILDWE from the coding sequence ATGAAAATTAAAGCACTTTCTAAGCTTAAACCTGAAGAAGGCATCTGGATGACCGAGGTTGAAAAACCTGAAATGGGTCATAATGATCTTCTTATCCGTATTAAGAAAACCGCAATTTGTGGTACAGACGTACATATCTACAACTGGGATGAGTGGTCACAAAACACAATTCCAGTACCTATGGTAGTAGGTCACGAATACGTGGGTGAAGTTGTTGGCATCGGCCAAGAAGTTCGTGGTTTTGAAATCGGCGACCGTGTATCGGGCGAAGGTCACATCACATGTGGTCACTGTCGTAACTGTCGTGGCGGTCGTACTCACCTTTGTCGTAACACAACAGGTGTTGGTGTTAACCGCACTGGTGCATTCTCTGAGTTCCTTGTGATCCCTGCGTTCAACGCATTTAAGATCCCTGCAGAAATCTCTGACGATCTAGCATCAATCTTTGACCCGTTTGGTAACGCAGTGCACACAGCGCTTTCTTTCGACCTAGTAGGCGAAGATGTGCTAATCACTGGTGCTGGCCCAATCGGTATCATGGCTGCAGCTGTTGCTAAGCACGTTGGTGCTCGTCACGTTGTAATTACTGATGTAAACGAATACCGCCTAGATCTTGCTAAGAAAATGGGTGTGACTCGCGCAGTAAACGTGATGGAAGAGAAGCTTGAAGACGTAATGTCTGATCTTGGCATGACTGAAGGCTTCGATGTAGGCCTAGAAATGTCTGGTAACCCATCTGCGTTCAACAGCATGCTGACTAACATGAACCACGGCGGTAAGATCTCTCTACTAGGTATTCCACCATCAGACATGGCAGTAGATTGGAACCAAGTTATCTTCAAAGGCTTGGTTATCAAAGGTATCTACGGTCGTGAGATGTTCGAAACTTGGTACAAGATGGCTTCACTAATCCAATCTGGCCTAGATCTAACACCAATCATCACTCACCACTACAAAGTGGACGACTTCCAGAAAGGCTTCGACATGATGCGTTCTGGTATGTCAGGTAAAGTAATCCTAGATTGGGAATAA
- a CDS encoding glycine C-acetyltransferase, which yields MSSAFYQQIQTQIEEVKEEGLYKSERIITSAQKAAVSISTGEEVLNFCANNYLGLANHPELIEAAKGGMDQHGFGMASVRFICGTQDSHKELEQKLSTFLGKEDTILYTSCFDANAGLFETILGKEDAIISDALNHASIIDGVRLCKAMRFRYANNNMEELEQQLIAAKEAGARHTLIVTDGVFSMDGVVANLPAICDLADKYGALVMVDDSHAVGFMGENGAGTHEFHNVVDRIDIITGTLGKAMGGASGGYTSGKKEVIDWLRQRSRPYLFSNSVAPAIVSASIRVLDLLAESGDLRTQLWENSAHFRTRMEEAGFTMGGADHAIIPIMLGDAKVAAEFAERALEKGIYVVGFSFPVVPKGQARIRTQMSAAHSREQLDRAIDAFIQVGKDMGII from the coding sequence ATGTCTTCTGCATTTTACCAACAGATTCAAACTCAAATCGAAGAAGTTAAAGAAGAAGGTCTTTACAAGTCTGAGCGCATTATCACTTCTGCTCAAAAAGCAGCGGTTTCTATTTCGACTGGTGAAGAAGTATTAAACTTCTGTGCAAACAATTACTTAGGTCTTGCTAACCACCCTGAACTGATCGAAGCTGCGAAAGGCGGTATGGATCAACACGGTTTTGGTATGGCTTCAGTGCGTTTCATCTGTGGTACTCAAGACTCTCACAAAGAACTAGAGCAAAAGCTATCTACGTTCCTTGGTAAAGAAGACACAATCCTATACACATCTTGTTTTGATGCGAACGCTGGCCTATTCGAAACAATTCTAGGCAAAGAAGATGCAATCATTTCTGATGCTCTAAACCACGCATCTATCATAGATGGTGTTCGTCTGTGTAAAGCAATGCGCTTCCGCTACGCGAACAACAACATGGAAGAGCTAGAGCAACAACTTATCGCAGCTAAAGAAGCTGGCGCTCGTCACACACTTATCGTAACTGACGGCGTGTTCTCTATGGACGGCGTAGTAGCTAACCTTCCTGCTATCTGTGACCTTGCAGACAAGTACGGTGCACTAGTAATGGTTGATGATTCTCACGCAGTGGGCTTCATGGGCGAAAACGGCGCGGGTACTCACGAGTTCCACAACGTTGTAGACCGTATCGACATCATCACAGGTACACTTGGTAAAGCAATGGGTGGCGCTTCAGGCGGTTACACTTCTGGTAAGAAAGAAGTGATCGACTGGTTACGTCAGCGTTCTCGTCCATACCTATTCTCTAACTCTGTTGCACCTGCAATCGTATCGGCGTCTATCCGCGTTCTAGATCTTCTAGCGGAATCTGGCGACCTACGTACTCAACTATGGGAAAACTCTGCTCACTTCCGTACTCGTATGGAAGAAGCAGGCTTCACAATGGGAGGTGCCGACCACGCTATCATCCCAATCATGCTTGGTGATGCAAAAGTAGCGGCTGAATTCGCAGAGCGCGCTCTAGAGAAAGGCATCTACGTTGTAGGTTTCTCATTCCCTGTAGTACCAAAAGGTCAAGCTCGTATCCGTACGCAAATGTCTGCTGCACACTCTCGTGAGCAACTAGACCGCGCAATCGATGCGTTCATCCAAGTTGGTAAAGACATGGGTATCATCTAA
- a CDS encoding EAL domain-containing protein, translating into MQMRDKHMKLSDHTIQEAFENDWYTCFYQPKVEPSIEKVTGVEALFRLDIPEEGIFSPGVFIDRAFALGYEEEIFFSVLEQSLTEVKSLSVHLNLAVNISKKVLANPDNVEKVRELLWNASFKAEQLTFELSENDQLDEQLCEQIQRFKSLGVKISIDDFGIGHSDMNKVKSLNVDEVKFDKSIVNSAEPARSELVKQTLAYCKESGIETVAEGVEDSDTHQRVNQLGFDRYQGFLYSKPLPLTDLRLVM; encoded by the coding sequence ATGCAGATGAGAGACAAACACATGAAACTATCAGACCACACCATACAAGAAGCCTTTGAAAACGACTGGTACACCTGCTTTTATCAGCCAAAGGTTGAGCCTAGTATCGAGAAAGTGACTGGGGTTGAAGCACTGTTTCGCCTCGATATCCCAGAAGAAGGCATTTTCTCTCCGGGTGTGTTTATCGATCGTGCGTTTGCATTGGGTTATGAAGAAGAGATCTTCTTTAGTGTGCTTGAGCAATCTCTCACTGAAGTGAAATCACTCTCTGTTCATCTCAACTTAGCAGTGAACATCAGCAAGAAAGTATTAGCGAACCCAGATAACGTTGAGAAAGTTCGTGAGCTGCTGTGGAATGCATCTTTCAAGGCGGAGCAACTGACTTTTGAGCTAAGTGAAAATGATCAGCTGGACGAACAATTGTGTGAACAGATTCAACGTTTTAAATCTCTGGGTGTAAAAATCTCTATCGATGATTTTGGCATTGGCCATTCAGACATGAATAAGGTGAAAAGCCTCAATGTCGATGAAGTGAAATTTGATAAGTCGATTGTGAACAGCGCTGAACCAGCACGCTCTGAGTTGGTTAAACAAACATTGGCGTACTGCAAAGAATCTGGCATTGAGACTGTGGCAGAAGGTGTTGAAGATTCTGATACACATCAACGAGTCAACCAGCTTGGTTTTGATCGATACCAAGGCTTCTTATACTCGAAACCTCTGCCTCTCACTGATCTTAGATTGGTTATGTAG
- a CDS encoding helix-turn-helix domain-containing protein, with product MDKSNFAQKLKYLREEKALSQEEFAELLSHSHRAFSGVNQVMVSQWERAKTLPSFVRRLGIASFFQIDYDFSVEEMVQVKAATKNVERPFSVDIGYDYEVTSVESYSMGTLPAKRLKSIQIMHQKTYGKDFIEVSKHLGVIKEDMQVLCFLFEGVIIGHVVYDGLSKMLCSVGAVSIVIRRKIFDYMADNLSGTEFRFPTLDPAMSQFLYDLYLEPYMSKLGMPFFKADIKKIVKNPFSQNIQNKHDIYFKYIRYHDLKQKKKSVEFVLS from the coding sequence ATGGATAAATCGAATTTTGCACAAAAGTTAAAGTATCTGCGTGAAGAGAAAGCTTTATCTCAGGAAGAGTTTGCAGAGTTGTTGTCCCATTCTCACCGAGCATTTTCTGGTGTCAATCAGGTGATGGTGAGCCAGTGGGAAAGGGCAAAAACATTGCCGAGTTTTGTGCGTCGTCTGGGTATCGCGAGCTTCTTTCAGATCGATTACGATTTCTCCGTTGAAGAAATGGTGCAGGTGAAAGCCGCCACTAAGAATGTAGAGCGTCCATTCAGTGTTGATATTGGTTATGACTATGAGGTGACGAGCGTTGAGTCATACAGCATGGGGACACTTCCAGCGAAGAGGCTCAAATCGATTCAAATAATGCACCAAAAAACCTACGGCAAAGATTTTATCGAGGTCTCTAAACATCTAGGCGTTATAAAAGAAGATATGCAGGTGCTGTGTTTTCTTTTTGAGGGCGTCATTATTGGGCATGTGGTGTATGACGGGTTAAGTAAGATGCTTTGCAGTGTTGGTGCCGTTAGTATTGTTATTCGTCGTAAGATCTTCGATTACATGGCGGACAATTTATCGGGTACTGAATTCCGCTTTCCTACGCTTGATCCTGCTATGAGTCAATTCCTGTATGACCTCTATCTAGAACCTTATATGAGTAAGCTCGGCATGCCGTTCTTCAAGGCAGACATAAAGAAGATAGTGAAAAATCCCTTTTCTCAGAACATCCAAAATAAACACGATATCTACTTCAAGTACATCCGTTACCACGACCTTAAGCAGAAGAAAAAAAGCGTCGAATTTGTCTTAAGTTAG